In Afipia sp. P52-10, the sequence AGCGTGCAGCGGCAGATCAAAGCGGTAGCTATCGCGCGGCAAGACGACCATAACGACTGTGCCGACCCCGAGCTTTGAGCGCAGCCTCATCGATCCGCCGTGGAGTTGCGCAAGCGATTTGGCGATAGCGAGGCCGAGGCCGGTTCCATGGTACGTCTTCGATAGCTGGCTTTCGACTTGCTCGAACGGACGACCGAGTTTGGTAAGCGAATGTGGTGCAATACCAATGCCGGTATCGGCAATGAGCAACATGACCGATTTCTCGAGTTGGCGTGTTCGTACGGTGATTTTTCCGCCGTCCGGTGTGAACTTCACGGCATTGGAAAGCAGGTTTAGAGCGATCTGCTTCATCGCGCGCCGGTCGGCGACGATATGCATATCAGTTTCCACCTCCGAACGCAGCGAAAGGTGCTTATCTTCGGCGCGGCGTGAAACAAAACGTAGCGATTCATTGACCGTTCGAGCCAGGTCAAGCGGCTCAAGGTCGAGTTTAACCCGCCCTGCCTCGATTTTCGACATATCGAGAATATCGTTGATCACGTCGAGCAGATACTGGCCGCTGGTGAGAATATCGCGGCAATACTCCTGGTACTTTTCCGATCCAAGCTGACCAAACAGCCCGCTACCCATGATTTCTGAGAAGCCGATGATGGCATTCAGGGGTGTGCGGAGCTCATGGCTCATGTTAGCCAAGAACTTCGACTTACTGTTGTTCGCTTCCTCCGCGCGGTTCTTTTCCAGAGCATACTTTTGCGCGAGGTCCGCAAGCTCTGTCGCTTGCCGCTCCAAGGCAACTTTCGATTGCTGCAATTCCTTCACGTTCGCTCGAAGTAGGGCATCGTTATCCAGAAGCCGTTGCTCGTGAGCTTTGATCTTGGTGATATCGGTGCCGACCGAGACATAGCCGCCGTCTTTGGTGCGACGCTCGCTGATATGCAACCAGGTTCCGTTGTCGAGTTGCGCCTCGAAGGTGCGTGCACCATGAGGCTGGGCGGAAGCATCGCCGATCCGTTCGCGGATTTGCGGCATACTGCCGACTTCGACGACGGTCTCATACGAAGTGCCTGGAGCGACAGCAGAGTCTGGAAGCCTGTGCAACCGCTGGAAGTACGAGTTGCAGAGCACGAGGCGGTTGTTCGCATCCCACAGTACGAATGCCTCCGGGATCGTCTCGATTGCATCGCGCAAACGCAGGTCAGCTTCGACGGTTCTTTCCGCGAGATTTTTCTGCTCAGTAATATCGAGAGCGATGCCGATTAGATGAGGGCCCCGTTCTCCCGCGGAGCGGACAAGCTCGCAGCGAACACGAAGCCATATCCAATGGCCTTGGACATGGCGCATACGGAAGGTTTCGTCAAAATGCGTTGCTTGTCCAGAAATGAGCTGATCGGCGAACGTGAAGAGGTCGATATCATCTGATCGAACCAGCGCGTTGACTTCGCCGAAGGTCAGAAGATCGCTTCGAGTTTCGAGACCTAGCATCGTGAACATCGATTGGGACCAGAATATTCTGCCGCGCGACAGATCCCAATCCCACAGCCCACAGCGTCCGCGGTTTAGGGCGGTATCAATACGACCCCGTACTGCGTCATTGATCAAATCGCCTTCGCGGGCGCGCGTCGATTGCCAGTGGAAGGCGAAGCCGAGAATAAGCACGACGAAGCCGGTCGTCGCCGACAATGTGATTGATAGGGCTGCGTGGGATGGTATCGGACCTTCAGTCTGTTCCTGAACAACAATCAGTTGTGCGGATGAGGGGCGGATGCTTCTCAACGAGGCGAGCATCGTTGTCCCGTTCGTCAGACGGACCTCGGTCGTGCCGGCGCGCGAGCCTGCTGTAAGGGTCGATTCCGCAGCGCCGAGGAGGTCGGCAACTTGATCCACATCCGTTAGAGCGTTGCTGTCTGGTGTTCTGGCGAGCACATGGCCGACGTCGTCGAGAATGAAGACGTGCCGGCCAGCCGCTATACCCCAGGAGGGAATCAGGCCCGGCAACAGGGTCTGATAATGTTCGGCGGTGGCGGCACGGTCTTGACGCGTAGACGTCTGGCGATCGAGGCGGTCAGCCAAAATATCGGCGAGTGCGGCTATTTCTTTGCGCGTAGAGTTGTATTGCTGTCTGCTCTGGTCGATCACCTGAACGGCGGCGCCGACGAAGATCGTGAGCAGGAAGGCGACGATTAGGGTGGGGACCGCTCGGCGGAGCATCGGCTCGGCGAGAACAAGCCGATGATAGGCCGGCTTTGCGATCGATTGTGCCAATCCCTTGATCGAATCGGATTGGACGCATGCCTCAACTGCACGCGCTCGCGCCATGCGAAATTCCCCCTCAGGATGCTTCCCCACATCCACATCGAAAGCTGCAGGAGCTGCTTTCGAATCAATGTGATTTGAATCGACGGCGGCCGATTTGTCGAGAGTCAACGAATCGTTAAGGCGAAATAAATTTGTCCCAAGGTGTTTTGCGACGGCTGCTCGCCGCAAACATGAGTCCGAAACGAGAACCTCGGCACGATTGCGTTGACGGCTTGGGTACGAATCCGGCTCGAGCGAGGGAAGCTCTTACGGATCGTCAGCTGGCTCCGCATGGCTGATGACGCGTTTGACCGTTGAGAATTGACGCCGTAACTGCCGCTCGATCTCATCGATCCGCTGATGGACGTCGCTGACGGTCATGCCGGGATCGCATCGGCAGTGAAAGTTAACGAATTCGCCAGCGTCACTGTCGCGAACCCGCACGTTGTGTACGTCGTGGAGCTTACCGTCGGCCTCAGCAAGCGATACCAGTGCATTTCGGATCAATTCGACACGTTCTGAAGTGGCTTCCACACCGAGCGGAAGTTCTGGCTCCAGCGGTTCGATGTGTGTGTCCACCTCGACATCGGAGCCAAAGTCGGAGCGGATGGCGGATTCGAGCGCCTGGGTGATATCATGGGCGCGACTGAGAGGCATATCGCGGTCCACCTCAAGATCAATGCCGACCGTCAGTTTATCTCCCAGATCGTGTACCGTGACGTGATGAATGGCTAGACCGGCATTGCGGGCAATGACCATGATTCTGTCGCGGATGCTCTCATTGTCGCGTGCGACAGGGATTGCCGTGAAGGTCAGATCTGCCTGAGGCAGCACCTGATCGATCGTCGCTTGTGCCTGCCATTTCAGCTCGTTCAATCGATCAATCGGAAGGGTCCTTGGTACTTTGACACTGGCGTCGACAAAATATGTGGGACCAACCATCCGCACGCGTAGACGCTCGACGTCGATGATCCCTGGAATCGAGCGCAGGGCAGCCTCGGCTTTATCGGCGGCTCCCTCTGGGGCTCGATCTGTCAGAGTCTCGATCGTGTCGCGTCCAAGCCGCAACCCCAGAAACGAAATGAGAATCGCGATGCCGATAGCAGCTGCTGCGTCACCCCATTTGTATCCCCAGGCACTAAGGGCCAAGCCGATGATGACCGCGATCGACCCATAGACGTCGGATGCAAAGTGCAGGGCATCGGCCGCCAATGCCTGGCTCTTGGTTTCTTTTGCGGTCCTGTGTAGCGCCCGCGCGCGCCAGAAGTTGACCGCCATATCGATCAGCAGGACGACGAATGGAATGGCGGAAATAGAGCTCGGGGCTGTGCCCTCGCGCAGACGGCTCACAGCCTCGACGACAATGCCGCCGGCAAGAATGTAGAGCAGGGCGATGATACCGAGCGCGGACAGGCTTTCGATTTTGCCATGGCCATAGTGATGCTCAGTGTCAGCTGGACGATCCGAGAAACGGACGACGACCCAAGTGATAATGGTCGCGAAGAAGTCGACTAGACTATGGAGCGCGTCCGAGATCAGTCCGAGACTTCCGATCGCGATCCCCACCACGAATTTAAGGGTGGCCATGCCGGCGCTGGCCGCAATGGAAATCGTCGCTACGCGTTGCTTGGTGCTTGCCATCGTCCGCCTCGTCTGAGCGGTACCGTTTAGGCAGCGAGAACAGCGGGGTCAATTCGCAGCAGGGCCAAATTAATGGCCCTTGCAAATGAAAATGCATATGGTTCGCAAAGTCGCGCCAGCAAGCCCGCACGGGGTCGCGCTGAGATGCGCTCGCCCGACCAGAGTGACATCACGTACGAAGAACAATTTTTCCGAAGTGCCTGTTCTCTTCCATATGTGCGTAGGCATCGTCGGCCTGATCCAACGAAAACACTTTATCGATCGGCAGCGCGAGCTTTCCGGACACCACCGAATCCCAGATATCGTCCTTAACCGCGGCAGTAATAGCGCGGATCTCATCGATCGTGCGGGTGCGGAATGTCACGCCGATGTAATTGATCCGCCGCAGTGCGTGCAGATCGAAATCGAACTCTCCGATCATGCCGCCCAGCCTGCCAACATTGACGATGCGGCCCTCGATCTTGGTCGCGCGCAGATTTCCGTTGGCGACGACACCAGAAACCTGGTCGACAATCATATCAACACCATCTCCGTTTGTTGCTTCCAGTACCTGATCCACCCAATTGGAATCGAGTGTGTTGATAGCAAGATCGGCGCCATAATCGTTCAAGCGGGCGCGCCGTCCCGAATCCGTCGAGGTGCCGATGACGAGGCTTGCACCCTTCAGCTTTGCAATCTGCATGGCCATGAGACCGACACCGGAACTTGCGCCCTGAATAAGAACGGTCTGGCCTGACTTCAGCGCACCCGCGGTCACGACGGCATTGTGCATGGTATTGAGTGCAACCGGTAGAGTTGCCGCTTGTTCGTAACTCATGTTGTTAGCGGGAATCGCGAAGACTCGTCCGTGATCCATCAGGCCGAATTCGGCAAAGGCGCCATTAATCGAGCCCATCACACGGTCCCCCACCTTGACGCCTTTTACGCCAGGACCGATCGCTACGACCTCGCCAGCGCCTTCGCCACCGAGGATCGAGCCTGTTCCGCCGCGCGTACCGTGGGCTCGTCCCTTTGCCATGCCGAGATCTGCGCGGTTGAGACAGGCGGCGCGGATACGGACGAGAACCTGGGTGCCGGTTGCCTGCGGCTGAGGCACGTCAGCAATAACGGGACCATTTTCTCCGAGCACGTAAGCTTTCATGGGATGTTCCTGCATCTTGGAAGGCGCGGGTGACGTCACATCGTCCAGCCGCCGGCCGTTAGGCCGCCGTCGATCGTCACGATGACACCGGTGGTGTAGCCTGAGCGATCGGATGCAAGAAAGGCCATCATATCCGCGATCTCGCGGGGCTTTGCAGCCCGGCCGAGAGGATAGCCCTTGACCAGTTCACGGTAGCGGCTTTCGTCGCCGAACTGGCGTTTCGCAACCTCCCGCAAACGATGAACCATCCGGTCGGTCTCGACCGGTCCGGGATTGATACCGATGACGCGGATGTTGTCTTTCAAGCTGCTTCCACCGAGTGTTCTCGTGAATGCCATCAGGGCTGCATTGCCGGTGCTGCCAGCAATGTAACCGGCGTTGAGGCGTTCGCCAGCGGCGCCCAAATCGTTGATGATGACGCCGTGCCCCTGCGCCTTCATGCGCGCATAGACGAGCCGCGTCAGATTGATATAGCCGAAGACCTTCAGCTCCCAAGCATGGCGCCATTTTGCCTCATCGACAGTCTCGAGAGTTCCTTGCGGAATATCGCCGGCATTGTTGACGAGAATATCGATCGGCGAGGCGTTCTCAGCCAGCTCGGCGAGATCTTCGGATCGTCTGAGGTCCGTCACATGACAGACGACCTCGACACCATGGGACGTGCGGAGCGCTTCCGCAAGCTGGTCCAACATTGCGCCGTTGCGTGCTGCCAGATGCAGGTGGCAGCCTTCCTCGGCAAACGCTTCCGCCGCTGCGGCACCAATCCCTTTCGAGGCGCCGGTGATCAGCACGCGCTTGCCGCGCAGATGAAGGTCCATGGCTCGCCTCCCGATGTTATGACCCGCCGTCGTATAGTCAAAGAGCGCAGATCACGGGAATGATCTGCGCTCTTGTCTTAATCAGCACACCCTCGGCCTGCTTAGGCGGCTGCTCCCTGACGCTTACCGCCGACGATCATGCTCTCAAGACGACCGCGGATGATCTCTTCGGCATCCCTGACAATGCGGGTAATCAGTTCGGCGCATGTCGGAATGTCATGGATCAGGCCTTGGATCTGACCTGCCGTCCAGATGCCGTCCTTCCAATCGCCGGTCGCATAGACCTGCTTGCCCCGAGCGCCTGCGACCAGATCGCGAACGTCTTCGAACTTGGCGCCTTCCTTTTCCATCGCAACCACTTGGGTGCTGATCGGATTCTTTGCCACGCGAGAGGTGTTACGCATGGTACGGAAGATCAGTTCCGTGGCACGTTCGTCATTGGCGACGATCTGCTCCTTCACGAGCTGATGGATCGGGCTTTCCTTGGTCGCCATGAAGCGCGTGCCCATGTTGATGCCCTCGGCACCGAGCGTCAGCGCTGCAGCAAGACCCCGGCCATCACCGAACCCACCCGACGCGATCATCGGAATCTTGACCTTGTCCGCGGCCGCCGGGATCAGGATCAAGCCGGGAACGTCATCCTCGCCAGGGTGCCCGGCGCATTCAAAGCCATCGATCGAAATCGCGTCCACGCCCATGCGCTCGGCAGACAGTGCGTGCCGTACGCTGGTACATTTATGGATGACCTTGATGCCATGCTTCTTGAATTCGTCGACATGCTCCTGCGGCTTATTGCCAGCCGTTTCGACAATCTTGATGCCGCTGTCGATGATGGCCTGCCGGTATTCAGCGTAAGGCGGGGGCTTGATGGTCGGAAGGATCGTCAGGTTCACCGCGATCGGCTTCTTGGTCAGCGTCCGCGCGCGGGCGATCTCCTTGCGCAGATCATCGGGGGTTGGCTGAGTGAGCGCGGTAATGATGCCGAGACCGCCTGCCTCGGACACCGCTGCCGCGAGCTCGGCGCGCCCAACCCATTGCATGCCGCCCTGCACAATCGGGTGCTCGATCCCGAGCAACTCCGTAAAGCGTGTCTTTAGCATTCTAATTCCCCTGCCGTTTCCAGGTGTTACCAATACGCCTAAGGCGTTTGTTTATGAGCGCAGATTGCCGCCGGGGAGATGGAAAGTCCACACCTCCCGCGCAGTTTCCGCGAATGCAGCCTATGCTTAAGCGCAGGCTGCTGCGCTGCACGCTCGGGAGGGCTCCGTCGCGGTGCCGGTTCCTGCACGGTTGCTGGAACTGGGGCGGACTTGCGGCTCAATCGCTGCTTCCCGTAAGAATGGTGGCACAAGAACGACGTGGTGTCGTCCATGCAGCAAGTCACGCGCTGCGTCCAGGGATAGGACCAAGGATCAATGACAATCTCTCAAAAAACAAAGGGTCCATTGGATGGGGTGCATGTGCTGGAGATCGCCCATTTCATTGCCGGTCCGCATGCCGCCATGATCCTGTGCGACCACGGCGCCGACGTTATCAAG encodes:
- a CDS encoding ATP-binding protein — its product is MARARAVEACVQSDSIKGLAQSIAKPAYHRLVLAEPMLRRAVPTLIVAFLLTIFVGAAVQVIDQSRQQYNSTRKEIAALADILADRLDRQTSTRQDRAATAEHYQTLLPGLIPSWGIAAGRHVFILDDVGHVLARTPDSNALTDVDQVADLLGAAESTLTAGSRAGTTEVRLTNGTTMLASLRSIRPSSAQLIVVQEQTEGPIPSHAALSITLSATTGFVVLILGFAFHWQSTRAREGDLINDAVRGRIDTALNRGRCGLWDWDLSRGRIFWSQSMFTMLGLETRSDLLTFGEVNALVRSDDIDLFTFADQLISGQATHFDETFRMRHVQGHWIWLRVRCELVRSAGERGPHLIGIALDITEQKNLAERTVEADLRLRDAIETIPEAFVLWDANNRLVLCNSYFQRLHRLPDSAVAPGTSYETVVEVGSMPQIRERIGDASAQPHGARTFEAQLDNGTWLHISERRTKDGGYVSVGTDITKIKAHEQRLLDNDALLRANVKELQQSKVALERQATELADLAQKYALEKNRAEEANNSKSKFLANMSHELRTPLNAIIGFSEIMGSGLFGQLGSEKYQEYCRDILTSGQYLLDVINDILDMSKIEAGRVKLDLEPLDLARTVNESLRFVSRRAEDKHLSLRSEVETDMHIVADRRAMKQIALNLLSNAVKFTPDGGKITVRTRQLEKSVMLLIADTGIGIAPHSLTKLGRPFEQVESQLSKTYHGTGLGLAIAKSLAQLHGGSMRLRSKLGVGTVVMVVLPRDSYRFDLPLHAVAA
- a CDS encoding nitronate monooxygenase family protein codes for the protein MLKTRFTELLGIEHPIVQGGMQWVGRAELAAAVSEAGGLGIITALTQPTPDDLRKEIARARTLTKKPIAVNLTILPTIKPPPYAEYRQAIIDSGIKIVETAGNKPQEHVDEFKKHGIKVIHKCTSVRHALSAERMGVDAISIDGFECAGHPGEDDVPGLILIPAAADKVKIPMIASGGFGDGRGLAAALTLGAEGINMGTRFMATKESPIHQLVKEQIVANDERATELIFRTMRNTSRVAKNPISTQVVAMEKEGAKFEDVRDLVAGARGKQVYATGDWKDGIWTAGQIQGLIHDIPTCAELITRIVRDAEEIIRGRLESMIVGGKRQGAAA
- a CDS encoding cation-efflux pump, whose translation is MASTKQRVATISIAASAGMATLKFVVGIAIGSLGLISDALHSLVDFFATIITWVVVRFSDRPADTEHHYGHGKIESLSALGIIALLYILAGGIVVEAVSRLREGTAPSSISAIPFVVLLIDMAVNFWRARALHRTAKETKSQALAADALHFASDVYGSIAVIIGLALSAWGYKWGDAAAAIGIAILISFLGLRLGRDTIETLTDRAPEGAADKAEAALRSIPGIIDVERLRVRMVGPTYFVDASVKVPRTLPIDRLNELKWQAQATIDQVLPQADLTFTAIPVARDNESIRDRIMVIARNAGLAIHHVTVHDLGDKLTVGIDLEVDRDMPLSRAHDITQALESAIRSDFGSDVEVDTHIEPLEPELPLGVEATSERVELIRNALVSLAEADGKLHDVHNVRVRDSDAGEFVNFHCRCDPGMTVSDVHQRIDEIERQLRRQFSTVKRVISHAEPADDP
- a CDS encoding SDR family oxidoreductase, producing MDLHLRGKRVLITGASKGIGAAAAEAFAEEGCHLHLAARNGAMLDQLAEALRTSHGVEVVCHVTDLRRSEDLAELAENASPIDILVNNAGDIPQGTLETVDEAKWRHAWELKVFGYINLTRLVYARMKAQGHGVIINDLGAAGERLNAGYIAGSTGNAALMAFTRTLGGSSLKDNIRVIGINPGPVETDRMVHRLREVAKRQFGDESRYRELVKGYPLGRAAKPREIADMMAFLASDRSGYTTGVIVTIDGGLTAGGWTM
- a CDS encoding zinc-binding dehydrogenase, yielding MKAYVLGENGPVIADVPQPQATGTQVLVRIRAACLNRADLGMAKGRAHGTRGGTGSILGGEGAGEVVAIGPGVKGVKVGDRVMGSINGAFAEFGLMDHGRVFAIPANNMSYEQAATLPVALNTMHNAVVTAGALKSGQTVLIQGASSGVGLMAMQIAKLKGASLVIGTSTDSGRRARLNDYGADLAINTLDSNWVDQVLEATNGDGVDMIVDQVSGVVANGNLRATKIEGRIVNVGRLGGMIGEFDFDLHALRRINYIGVTFRTRTIDEIRAITAAVKDDIWDSVVSGKLALPIDKVFSLDQADDAYAHMEENRHFGKIVLRT